A window of the Paenibacillus woosongensis genome harbors these coding sequences:
- a CDS encoding DUF6809 family protein produces the protein MRSILEALYRGDIRPVETIVPTDPEYRELNRRISEAIKTWEKKLSATEFSQFEELLDLRSKSGSMHAEVSFVHGFQLGALMMTEVYTTRNEY, from the coding sequence ATGAGAAGCATTTTAGAAGCGTTATATCGTGGAGACATTCGCCCTGTAGAAACGATTGTGCCAACCGATCCCGAATATCGTGAATTGAACCGGAGAATATCCGAAGCCATAAAAACGTGGGAGAAGAAGTTATCGGCAACAGAATTTAGTCAGTTTGAAGAATTACTTGATTTACGTAGTAAATCAGGTTCAATGCATGCTGAAGTTTCTTTTGTACATGGATTTCAGCTCGGTGCATTAATGATGACAGAAGTATATACAACACGGAATGAATATTAG
- a CDS encoding DUF6985 domain-containing protein, translating into MTINDSIFGELEYDFIWSKDTTINFLGKETEITLIIKGDEDGNFDEEQYTAYQSLMQKWEQLQESFLQPILDYYQQKRHELGYDIAFNENYPLVETIDQLMEMITLDGIVVPYGDIREGRDIGILFNCTWDAENGLGLRLLDEEVVEVGYQDITI; encoded by the coding sequence ATGACAATTAATGATTCGATTTTTGGTGAACTCGAATATGATTTTATTTGGTCTAAGGATACTACTATTAATTTCCTAGGGAAAGAAACCGAGATAACTCTAATAATTAAAGGGGATGAAGACGGTAATTTTGATGAAGAACAATATACAGCTTATCAATCATTAATGCAAAAATGGGAGCAATTGCAGGAAAGCTTCTTGCAACCAATCTTAGACTATTACCAACAAAAGAGACATGAACTGGGTTATGACATTGCTTTTAATGAGAATTATCCCTTAGTTGAAACAATCGACCAACTTATGGAGATGATTACTTTAGATGGAATTGTTGTTCCGTACGGAGATATTCGTGAGGGCCGCGATATCGGAATACTATTTAATTGTACATGGGATGCAGAAAATGGACTGGGACTTCGTTTATTAGATGAAGAGGTGGTTGAAGTAGGCTATCAGGATATTACAATTTGA
- a CDS encoding HNH endonuclease, with translation MIGFESISVTSPYRIKVVQDIQMEWKPNEHGRLFIRGLLDEQEQVNAVLKASTDDEVQVYDGETKIFSGLIANVQTKHYNGIYSIELEAISGTSRLDAQKRRRSFQNKNMTYGELVKSVLKAYAGYDVIQLVGENEPIGEPIIQYDETDWEFLKRMASHLQSVVFSDIYEAKPRMYIGVPNRNSIQLPDDLPYTASKDLLAYQEARSGAASVHHTDFFTYEIQSGTRYAIGDEVLFRDKPMVISEMKAAMDQGQLIYNYRLSRRDGIRQNRIHNSKLVGVSMNGKVLDVKGQQVKLHLEIDQEQSPASAYWFPFAPPTGSVMYSMPQKGTNASLYFPDDAGSKAKVIGCVRTNGEDCSKTGDPNNRYFGTEHGSELEITPTAINVVSGSKEPLMISFDDAAGVILTSHRKLTMNAGEDISLYTPKRVVFRTPNMILAKKLSKLSGFTVESEYHLLGSQVKLDGADRTSYPKYNDEIETYTPKEEEEKKFSWGKLFKNVVAGLAVVAAVTAVAVLCVATLGAGAVVIGAVAAGAAIAGTAAVASMAVSDIVKGEVSDMGDYMQAAFRESVIGAVSGAVFGPFGTMATIGGKMAFGATTNTFESIMRQSMEGNGFSFTTLLMDAGIGGITGGLFDARVLKAIGNAGKKGFQKSSELVQKAVGASTAWLKQGVKSVEEGFKESLKDLAAAGSQFAQMFAVRQPALANGIPSPNVSFFEKWMPDKVPQRTEVQINYDKVMKELEEEAAKKIAKAVEIPPAFKQTEFASSYEARLNQTPALDNKKVGFEGIRGESICTLKPPPDPELKKILDEFGIDGIQYKNAVPDLSPVAKAQLEIDYMLGGKGKYGSKARAYNFVQADQKLADQLNNSPELARQFGMEPGGITSRDIEKYRDKNKLTWHELNDVTTIQLVPTKINSTFGHLGGVGEINAGAFEPGGFAQK, from the coding sequence ATGATAGGGTTTGAAAGCATAAGCGTAACATCACCATACCGAATCAAGGTAGTTCAAGACATTCAAATGGAATGGAAGCCAAACGAGCATGGGCGATTATTCATTCGTGGCCTTCTCGATGAGCAAGAGCAGGTTAACGCCGTACTCAAAGCGTCGACCGATGACGAGGTTCAGGTGTATGACGGGGAAACCAAGATTTTCAGCGGACTCATTGCCAACGTACAAACCAAGCATTACAACGGGATTTATAGCATAGAGCTGGAAGCCATTTCCGGCACAAGCCGGCTGGATGCCCAGAAGAGGCGCCGATCCTTCCAAAATAAGAACATGACGTACGGCGAACTCGTCAAAAGCGTGTTGAAGGCTTACGCCGGGTATGATGTGATTCAACTCGTGGGTGAAAACGAGCCTATTGGCGAGCCGATCATCCAATATGACGAGACCGACTGGGAGTTCCTCAAACGGATGGCCAGTCATTTACAGAGCGTGGTATTCAGTGATATTTACGAAGCCAAACCACGGATGTACATCGGCGTGCCGAACAGGAACAGCATCCAGCTTCCAGATGACTTGCCGTATACGGCAAGCAAAGATTTACTAGCGTATCAAGAGGCCAGGTCAGGAGCTGCCTCGGTGCATCATACCGATTTTTTTACATACGAGATTCAAAGCGGCACACGTTATGCTATCGGCGATGAGGTTCTGTTCCGAGATAAACCGATGGTGATTAGTGAAATGAAAGCCGCCATGGATCAGGGCCAACTGATCTATAATTACCGTTTATCGAGAAGAGATGGCATACGTCAAAATCGGATACATAACTCCAAGTTAGTCGGCGTCTCGATGAACGGGAAGGTGCTAGATGTCAAGGGTCAGCAGGTTAAGCTGCATTTGGAGATCGATCAGGAGCAGTCGCCCGCATCAGCCTATTGGTTTCCCTTTGCCCCGCCTACGGGCAGTGTCATGTATTCGATGCCCCAGAAGGGAACGAATGCGAGCCTGTACTTCCCGGATGATGCAGGAAGCAAGGCCAAGGTCATTGGCTGTGTGCGAACGAACGGAGAGGATTGCAGCAAAACCGGCGATCCCAACAATCGCTACTTCGGCACAGAGCATGGCAGTGAGCTAGAAATTACGCCGACAGCGATTAATGTGGTCAGTGGTTCCAAAGAGCCGCTCATGATTAGCTTTGATGATGCTGCAGGTGTCATCCTGACAAGCCACCGAAAGCTCACGATGAACGCGGGCGAAGATATTTCGCTGTACACTCCGAAGCGTGTGGTATTCCGAACACCGAACATGATCCTGGCCAAGAAATTAAGCAAGCTGAGCGGATTTACAGTTGAAAGTGAGTATCACCTACTCGGAAGCCAGGTCAAACTGGATGGTGCCGACCGAACAAGCTATCCGAAGTATAACGATGAGATCGAGACTTATACGCCGAAGGAAGAAGAGGAGAAGAAGTTTAGCTGGGGCAAGCTCTTTAAGAATGTAGTGGCGGGGCTAGCTGTGGTGGCAGCGGTCACTGCGGTAGCGGTGCTGTGTGTGGCCACTTTAGGAGCTGGAGCAGTTGTCATTGGAGCCGTGGCTGCTGGAGCTGCGATAGCAGGAACCGCCGCCGTAGCCAGTATGGCCGTTTCGGATATTGTAAAAGGCGAAGTCAGCGATATGGGAGATTATATGCAGGCTGCCTTTAGAGAATCCGTGATTGGAGCTGTATCTGGAGCCGTTTTTGGACCGTTTGGAACTATGGCGACCATTGGTGGGAAAATGGCTTTCGGCGCAACAACGAATACTTTTGAAAGTATTATGCGCCAGAGTATGGAGGGTAATGGATTTAGCTTCACTACATTACTCATGGACGCAGGAATTGGTGGCATAACCGGCGGATTATTCGATGCGAGAGTTCTAAAAGCTATCGGGAACGCAGGGAAAAAAGGATTCCAGAAATCAAGTGAACTTGTCCAAAAGGCAGTTGGAGCTTCCACAGCATGGCTAAAACAAGGAGTTAAGAGCGTAGAAGAAGGCTTTAAAGAGAGCTTGAAGGATTTAGCGGCAGCAGGCAGTCAATTTGCTCAAATGTTTGCGGTGAGACAGCCAGCACTGGCAAATGGTATCCCGTCGCCAAATGTTAGCTTCTTCGAGAAGTGGATGCCGGATAAAGTTCCTCAACGGACTGAAGTGCAGATTAATTATGACAAGGTTATGAAGGAACTCGAGGAGGAGGCGGCGAAGAAAATAGCTAAGGCTGTTGAAATTCCACCTGCTTTTAAACAAACTGAATTTGCCAGTTCGTACGAAGCAAGGCTTAATCAAACACCTGCACTTGATAATAAAAAGGTTGGTTTTGAGGGGATAAGGGGTGAATCTATATGTACTCTTAAACCACCACCAGACCCAGAATTGAAAAAAATATTGGATGAATTCGGTATTGATGGTATACAGTACAAAAATGCCGTTCCGGATTTATCACCAGTAGCAAAAGCACAGTTAGAAATAGATTATATGTTAGGTGGGAAGGGGAAATATGGCTCAAAAGCTAGAGCATATAATTTTGTTCAAGCAGACCAAAAATTAGCTGATCAGCTCAATAATTCTCCTGAGTTAGCACGTCAATTTGGGATGGAACCTGGTGGGATTACTTCAAGGGACATTGAAAAATACCGAGACAAAAACAAATTAACATGGCATGAATTAAATGATGTCACAACGATACAACTCGTACCAACTAAAATAAATAGTACATTTGGGCATCTTGGCGGTGTAGGAGAAATAAATGCAGGGGCTTTTGAACCTGGAGGATTTGCCCAAAAATAA
- a CDS encoding imm11 family protein, translating into MDYFVMQQDERYTDTPVIQNIRQKIDIRHMNRLRSHQIADTTIFQVKASTDTEYLDLLSNQLYLLSEKLKKLIAMYEPDCIFKHIPLMDQLNSKQSLYFLPFFEEVEALSPSSEFNADRSVIKKLVLQGEKVAKKRIFRVQESEKPLIIVRLDVAESILRRDMIGVSLKKVLVE; encoded by the coding sequence ATGGATTACTTTGTGATGCAGCAGGATGAACGCTATACCGACACGCCAGTCATACAAAATATTCGGCAAAAAATCGATATACGCCATATGAATCGCTTACGTTCTCATCAGATTGCAGATACGACGATTTTTCAGGTTAAGGCATCTACCGATACAGAGTACTTGGATCTATTAAGCAATCAGCTCTACTTGTTGTCAGAGAAGCTGAAGAAATTGATCGCCATGTACGAGCCGGATTGTATTTTTAAGCATATTCCTCTGATGGACCAACTCAATAGTAAGCAAAGTCTTTACTTCCTGCCTTTTTTTGAGGAAGTCGAAGCTCTAAGTCCAAGCAGTGAGTTTAATGCGGATCGAAGCGTCATCAAGAAGCTGGTGCTTCAAGGGGAGAAGGTGGCGAAGAAACGAATTTTCCGCGTGCAAGAAAGTGAGAAACCTCTGATCATTGTCCGCTTAGATGTAGCTGAGAGCATACTCCGCCGGGATATGATCGGAGTTAGCTTGAAGAAAGTTCTTGTGGAGTGA
- a CDS encoding helix-turn-helix domain-containing protein, with product MKIKIKLQHLLDERNISQRQFAIMVNMRPGTINALCRGTTDRIYISTLEQICTALNIHIHELIDMED from the coding sequence ATGAAAATCAAAATTAAATTGCAACATCTTTTAGATGAACGAAATATTTCTCAACGTCAGTTTGCGATTATGGTTAATATGCGTCCTGGAACAATAAATGCCCTTTGCAGAGGAACCACAGACAGAATTTATATCAGCACTCTAGAACAGATATGCACAGCATTGAATATACACATTCATGAATTAATTGATATGGAAGATTGA
- a CDS encoding DUF4280 domain-containing protein, giving the protein MPNSHGAYVNGKPMMNESDSIPEVNISNFGICSSPENQSGETVYLISMDGQEIQGKPCLLALLAGSKWEKTKEQAKVEGKSALTTESELHCSLGGVIRFNSSGQHEEE; this is encoded by the coding sequence TTGCCGAATAGCCACGGGGCCTATGTCAATGGCAAACCGATGATGAACGAATCGGACTCGATTCCCGAAGTAAATATTTCGAATTTTGGGATCTGCAGCAGTCCGGAAAATCAGAGTGGCGAGACGGTTTACCTAATCTCGATGGATGGACAGGAAATACAGGGGAAGCCATGTCTGCTAGCTCTGTTGGCCGGCAGCAAATGGGAGAAGACCAAAGAGCAGGCAAAGGTAGAAGGGAAATCGGCTCTGACCACGGAGTCAGAACTGCACTGCTCATTAGGCGGAGTCATCCGTTTTAACAGTAGTGGTCAGCATGAAGAGGAGTAG